The following proteins come from a genomic window of Streptococcus pneumoniae:
- a CDS encoding methionine ABC transporter ATP-binding protein, whose product MSRDIIKLDQIDVTFHQKKRTITAVKDVTIHIQEGDIYGIVGYSGAGKSTLVRVINLLQKPSAGKITIDDDVIFDGKVTLTAEQLRRKRQDIGMIFQHFNLMSQKTAEENVAFALKHSGLSKEEKKAKVAKLLDLVGLADRAENYPSQLSGGQKQRVAIARALANDPKILISDESTSALDPKTTKQILALLQDLNQKLGLTVVLITHEMQIVKDIANRVAVMQDGHLIEEGSVLEIFSNPKQPLTQDFISTATGIDEAMVKIEKQEIVEHLSENSLLVQLKYAGASTDEPLLNELYKHYQVMANILYGNIEILDGTPVGELVVVLSGEKAALAGAQEAIRQAGVQLKVLKGVQ is encoded by the coding sequence ATGAGTAGAGATATTATCAAGTTAGATCAGATCGATGTGACTTTTCACCAAAAGAAGAGAACCATTACAGCGGTTAAGGATGTGACCATTCACATCCAAGAAGGGGATATCTACGGAATCGTTGGATATTCTGGAGCAGGAAAATCAACCCTTGTACGGGTGATTAACCTCTTGCAAAAACCATCTGCAGGGAAAATTACCATTGACGACGATGTGATTTTTGATGGTAAGGTCACCTTGACGGCAGAGCAGTTGCGTCGTAAACGTCAAGATATCGGGATGATTTTCCAGCATTTTAACCTGATGAGCCAAAAGACAGCAGAGGAGAATGTAGCCTTTGCCCTTAAACACTCTGGACTCAGCAAGGAAGAAAAGAAGGCTAAAGTAGCTAAGTTGTTGGACTTGGTTGGTTTGGCAGATCGTGCTGAAAACTACCCTTCACAATTATCTGGAGGGCAAAAACAGCGTGTGGCAATTGCGCGTGCCTTGGCCAATGATCCAAAAATCTTGATTTCAGACGAGTCAACTTCTGCCCTTGACCCTAAGACAACCAAGCAGATTTTGGCCTTGTTGCAAGATTTGAACCAAAAATTAGGCTTGACTGTTGTCTTGATTACGCATGAAATGCAGATTGTCAAAGACATTGCCAACCGTGTTGCAGTTATGCAGGATGGGCATTTGATTGAAGAGGGTAGTGTGCTTGAAATCTTCTCAAACCCTAAACAACCTTTGACTCAAGACTTTATCTCAACAGCTACAGGTATTGACGAAGCCATGGTCAAAATCGAGAAGCAAGAAATCGTGGAACACTTGTCTGAAAACAGTCTCTTGGTGCAACTCAAGTACGCTGGAGCTTCAACAGACGAGCCACTTTTGAATGAATTGTACAAGCATTACCAAGTAATGGCTAATATTCTCTATGGGAATATCGAAATTCTCGATGGTACTCCTGTTGGAGAATTGGTGGTGGTTTTGTCAGGTGAAAAAGCAGCGTTGGCAGGTGCCCAAGAAGCCATTCGTCAAGCAGGTGTACAACTAAAAGTATTGAAGGGAGTACAGTAA
- a CDS encoding M20 family metallopeptidase encodes MFFPSEQEQIEKFEKDHVAQHYFEVLRTLISKKSVFAQQVGLKEVANYLGEIFKRVGAEVEIDESYTAPFVMAHFKSSRPDAKTLIFYNHYDTVPADGDQVWTEDPFTLSVRNGFMYGRGVDDDKGHITARLSALRKYMQHHDDLPVNISFIMEGAEESASTDLDKYLEKHADKLCGADLLVWEQGTKNALEQLEISGGNKGIVTFDAKVKSADVDIHSSYGGVVESAPWYLLQALQSLRAADGRILVEGLYEEVQEPNEREMALLETYGQRNPEEVSRIYGLELPLLQEERMAFLKRFFFEPALNIEGIQSGYQGQGVKTILPAEASAKLEVRLVPGLEPHDVLEKIRKQLDKNGFDKVELYYTLGEMSYRSDMSAPAILNVIELAKKFYPQGVSVLPTTAGTGPMHTVFDALEVPMVAFGLGNANSRDHGGDENVRIADYYTHIELVEELIRSYE; translated from the coding sequence ATGTTTTTTCCTAGCGAACAAGAACAGATTGAAAAATTTGAAAAGGATCATGTAGCCCAGCATTATTTTGAGGTTTTGCGTACCTTGATTTCTAAGAAATCAGTCTTTGCCCAGCAGGTTGGACTCAAGGAAGTCGCAAACTATCTGGGTGAGATTTTCAAGCGTGTTGGAGCTGAAGTGGAGATTGATGAGAGCTATACAGCGCCCTTTGTCATGGCACATTTCAAGAGTTCGCGTCCAGATGCCAAGACCTTGATTTTCTATAACCACTATGACACTGTGCCAGCGGATGGGGATCAGGTCTGGACAGAGGATCCTTTTACGCTTTCGGTCCGCAATGGCTTCATGTATGGGCGTGGGGTTGATGACGACAAGGGTCATATCACAGCTCGCTTGAGTGCTTTGAGAAAATATATGCAGCACCATGATGATTTACCTGTCAATATCAGCTTTATCATGGAGGGAGCGGAGGAATCGGCTTCAACAGACCTAGATAAGTATTTGGAAAAGCATGCAGACAAACTCTGTGGGGCGGATTTGTTGGTCTGGGAACAAGGGACCAAAAATGCCTTGGAACAGCTGGAAATTTCTGGTGGCAATAAGGGAATTGTGACCTTTGATGCCAAGGTAAAAAGCGCTGATGTGGATATCCACTCGAGTTATGGTGGTGTTGTGGAATCAGCTCCTTGGTATCTCCTCCAAGCCTTACAGTCTCTTCGTGCTGCGGATGGCCGTATCTTGGTTGAAGGCTTGTACGAAGAAGTACAAGAGCCCAATGAACGAGAAATGGCCTTGCTAGAAACTTATGGTCAACGAAACCCAGAGGAAGTTAGTCGGATTTATGGATTGGAGTTGCCTCTCTTACAGGAGGAGCGGATGGCCTTTCTAAAACGTTTCTTTTTCGAGCCAGCGCTTAATATCGAAGGAATCCAGTCTGGTTATCAAGGTCAGGGTGTTAAGACTATTTTACCTGCAGAAGCCAGTGCAAAGCTAGAGGTTCGTCTGGTTCCGGGCCTAGAACCGCATGATGTTCTGGAAAAAATTCGGAAACAACTAGACAAAAATGGCTTTGATAAGGTAGAATTATACTATACCTTGGGAGAGATGAGCTATCGAAGCGATATGAGCGCACCAGCCATTCTCAATGTGATCGAGTTGGCCAAGAAATTCTATCCACAGGGTGTTTCAGTCTTGCCGACGACAGCGGGGACAGGACCTATGCATACGGTCTTTGATGCCCTAGAGGTACCAATGGTTGCATTCGGTCTAGGAAATGCCAATAGCCGAGACCACGGTGGAGATGAAAATGTGCGAATCGCTGATTATTACACCCATATCGAATTAGTAGAGGAGCTGATTAGAAGCTATGAGTAG
- a CDS encoding MetQ/NlpA family ABC transporter substrate-binding protein: MKIKKWLGLAALATVAGLALAACGNSEKKADNATTIKIATVNRSGSEEKRWDKIQELVKKDGITLEFTEFTDYSQPNKATADGEVDLNAFQHYNFLNNWNKENGKDLVAIGDTYISPIRLYSGLNGSANKYTKVEDIPANGEIAVPNDATNESRALYLLQSAGLIKLDVSGTALATVANIKENPKNLKITELDASQTARSLSSVDAAVVNNTFVTEAKLDYKKALFKEQADENSKQWYNIIVAKKDWETSPKADAIKKVIAAYHTDDVKKVIEESSDGLDQPVW; this comes from the coding sequence ATGAAAATCAAAAAATGGCTTGGTCTAGCAGCCCTTGCTACAGTCGCAGGTTTGGCTCTTGCAGCTTGCGGAAACTCAGAAAAGAAAGCAGACAATGCAACAACTATCAAAATCGCAACTGTTAACCGTAGCGGTTCTGAAGAAAAACGTTGGGACAAAATCCAAGAATTGGTTAAAAAAGACGGAATTACCTTGGAATTTACAGAGTTCACAGACTATTCACAACCAAACAAAGCAACTGCTGATGGCGAAGTAGATTTGAACGCTTTCCAACACTATAACTTCTTGAATAACTGGAACAAAGAAAACGGAAAAGACCTTGTAGCGATTGGAGATACTTACATCTCTCCAATCCGCCTTTACTCAGGTTTGAATGGAAGTGCCAACAAGTACACTAAAGTAGAAGACATCCCAGCAAACGGAGAAATCGCTGTACCGAATGACGCTACAAACGAAAGCCGTGCGCTTTACTTGCTTCAATCAGCTGGCTTGATTAAATTGGATGTTTCTGGAACTGCTCTTGCAACAGTTGCCAACATCAAAGAAAATCCAAAGAACTTGAAAATCACTGAATTGGACGCTAGCCAAACAGCTCGTTCATTGTCATCAGTTGACGCTGCCGTTGTAAACAATACCTTCGTTACAGAAGCAAAATTGGACTACAAGAAAGCACTTTTCAAAGAACAAGCTGATGAAAACTCAAAACAATGGTACAACATCATTGTTGCGAAAAAAGATTGGGAAACATCACCTAAGGCTGATGCTATCAAGAAAGTAATCGCAGCTTACCACACAGATGACGTGAAAAAAGTTATCGAAGAATCATCAGATGGTTTGGATCAACCAGTTTGGTAA
- a CDS encoding amino acid ABC transporter substrate-binding protein has translation MKKIVKYSSLAALGLVAAGVLAACSGGAKKEGEAASKKEIIVATNGSPRPFIYEENGELTGYEIEVVRAIFKDSDKYDVKFEKTEWSGVFAGLDADRYNMAVNNLSYTKERAEKYLYAAPIAQNPNVLVVKKDDSSIKSLDDIGGKSTEVVQATTSAKQLEAYNAEHTDNPTILNYTKADFQQIMVRLSDGQFDYKIFDKIGVETVIKNQGLDNLKVIELPSDQQPYVYPLLAQGQDELKSFVDKRIKELYKDGTLEKLSKQFFGDTYLPAEADIK, from the coding sequence ATGAAAAAAATCGTTAAATACTCATCTCTTGCTGCCCTAGGACTTGTTGCTGCAGGTGTGCTTGCGGCTTGCTCAGGGGGTGCTAAGAAAGAAGGAGAAGCAGCTAGCAAGAAAGAAATCATCGTTGCAACCAATGGATCACCAAGGCCATTTATCTATGAAGAAAATGGCGAATTGACTGGTTACGAGATTGAAGTCGTTCGCGCTATCTTTAAAGATTCTGACAAATATGATGTCAAGTTTGAAAAGACAGAATGGTCAGGTGTCTTTGCTGGTCTTGACGCTGACCGTTACAATATGGCTGTCAACAATCTTAGCTACACTAAAGAACGTGCGGAGAAATACCTCTATGCCGCACCAATTGCCCAAAATCCTAATGTCCTTGTCGTGAAGAAAGATGACTCTAGTATCAAGTCTCTCGATGATATCGGTGGAAAATCGACGGAAGTCGTTCAAGCCACTACATCAGCTAAGCAGTTAGAAGCATACAATGCTGAACACACGGACAACCCAACTATCCTTAACTATACTAAGGCAGACTTCCAACAAATCATGGTACGTTTGAGCGATGGACAATTTGACTATAAGATTTTTGATAAAATCGGTGTTGAAACAGTGATCAAGAACCAAGGTTTGGACAACTTGAAAGTTATCGAACTTCCAAGCGACCAACAACCGTACGTTTACCCACTTCTTGCTCAAGGTCAAGATGAGTTGAAATCATTTGTAGACAAACGCATCAAAGAACTTTATAAAGATGGAACTCTTGAAAAATTGTCTAAACAATTCTTCGGAGACACTTATCTACCGGCAGAAGCTGATATTAAATAA
- a CDS encoding AzlD domain-containing protein, translating into MTGKVGSLPQIKWLDFLAVFPTAWVAFRYRNLVGTVLFGVVLIAILRLVF; encoded by the coding sequence GTGACAGGTAAGGTTGGGAGCCTTCCTCAAATTAAATGGCTAGACTTCTTAGCCGTCTTTCCAACAGCTTGGGTAGCCTTTCGCTACCGCAATCTAGTCGGAACAGTTCTCTTTGGAGTGGTCTTGATTGCCATCTTGCGTTTGGTCTTTTAA
- a CDS encoding MFS transporter → MKVFLQNRDFRQLTINQWISTLGDTIFYLAFLNYVADASFAPLAILLITISETLPQVLQIFLGVLADFQHHRVLKYTVISFTKFLLYSIVSLSLSGQSFSLLLVTFICLINLLSDTLSYFSGAMLTPIFIRIIGQDHLAEAIGFKQSTVSLVKTISNILGGVLLGILSIQFISLLNALTFLIAFLGILFIKTDLLKVEKTISYQEGLSVKSFCQHLLQSSKLIWNMNKVLLVLFIISTSQAVINVTVPVSTLFLRNQPFLNLQTGQSLALLSTFELSALIVGSLVSGYLQHTISIKTALYASLVIQLLLLVGFATVRFDWILIFSTLDAFFAGVLSPRLQELVFKQIPEESMGAVQSSISAITVVLPSLFTISLVTIATSFGTLAVSFVLLLFLLVAFVMLLNIRESI, encoded by the coding sequence ATGAAAGTATTTCTTCAAAATAGAGATTTTAGGCAATTAACTATCAACCAGTGGATTTCAACGCTTGGGGATACGATTTTTTATCTGGCCTTCCTGAATTATGTGGCAGATGCGTCTTTTGCCCCTTTGGCGATTTTACTTATCACGATTTCAGAAACCCTTCCCCAAGTTCTACAAATCTTTCTGGGAGTTTTGGCGGATTTTCAACATCATCGTGTCTTGAAATACACAGTCATTAGTTTTACAAAATTTTTGCTTTACTCTATAGTGTCCCTATCGCTTTCAGGGCAGTCTTTTTCCTTGTTGCTAGTAACCTTTATTTGTCTGATTAACCTCTTGTCTGACACATTGAGTTATTTTTCAGGCGCCATGCTCACTCCGATTTTCATTAGAATTATTGGGCAAGATCATCTGGCAGAAGCTATTGGATTTAAACAGTCAACTGTTAGTTTAGTGAAAACAATCAGTAATATCCTAGGAGGAGTCTTACTAGGTATTCTATCCATCCAGTTTATTTCCTTACTGAACGCTCTTACCTTTTTAATCGCATTTTTAGGTATCCTCTTCATAAAAACTGACCTCTTGAAAGTAGAAAAAACGATTAGCTATCAAGAAGGACTCTCTGTAAAATCCTTTTGCCAGCATTTGCTCCAATCATCGAAATTGATATGGAATATGAATAAGGTGCTCTTGGTTTTGTTTATTATCTCTACTAGTCAAGCAGTGATAAATGTTACAGTTCCTGTCTCTACTCTATTTTTGAGGAATCAACCCTTTTTGAATTTACAAACAGGTCAATCTCTTGCCTTGCTATCCACTTTTGAACTGTCAGCCCTGATTGTCGGAAGCCTTGTAAGTGGCTATCTGCAACATACCATTTCCATAAAAACAGCTCTCTATGCCTCACTTGTCATCCAGTTGCTTCTTCTAGTAGGATTTGCCACAGTTCGTTTTGACTGGATTCTCATCTTTAGTACCTTGGATGCCTTTTTCGCAGGTGTTCTCTCTCCTAGATTGCAAGAACTCGTCTTTAAACAAATACCTGAGGAGTCAATGGGAGCAGTTCAATCTTCTATCAGTGCCATTACGGTTGTTTTACCTAGCTTATTTACAATATCTTTGGTAACCATTGCTACTAGCTTTGGAACTCTGGCAGTTAGCTTTGTTTTATTGCTATTTCTTCTAGTTGCCTTTGTTATGCTTCTGAATATTCGTGAAAGTATTTAG
- a CDS encoding CPBP family intramembrane glutamic endopeptidase, giving the protein MKKIISHRYFIIVFLLVIADQKFSVLVLRSDLVAGLSDFAYYLSDMMLNFLVVLFALIAMIWSGKWQKINSRKFKGSYLFYSFLALLAFVAWNFVTFFLFPPTRNEISYQHAAPTFTGATAFLMYFFYPVIAGPIFEDMIYRGLVMTALEKGKKWGLDVLGSAVLFGVSHISNHGWVLTDFVFYMGGGLIFAVLFRMTKSIYWPIGLHIVYNGIGQLLMLL; this is encoded by the coding sequence ATGAAAAAGATAATCTCACACCGCTACTTTATTATAGTTTTTCTACTAGTTATTGCTGACCAGAAGTTCAGTGTTTTAGTTTTACGCAGCGACCTTGTTGCTGGGCTATCTGACTTTGCCTATTATCTGTCGGATATGATGTTGAATTTTCTTGTGGTTTTATTTGCTCTTATTGCTATGATTTGGTCGGGGAAATGGCAGAAAATCAATAGTAGAAAGTTTAAAGGATCCTATCTTTTCTATTCCTTCCTAGCTCTGCTTGCTTTTGTTGCTTGGAATTTTGTCACCTTTTTTCTTTTCCCACCTACTCGAAATGAAATTTCTTATCAACATGCTGCTCCTACTTTTACAGGAGCTACGGCATTTTTGATGTATTTTTTTTATCCTGTGATTGCAGGTCCCATTTTTGAAGACATGATTTATCGTGGATTAGTGATGACTGCTCTGGAAAAAGGAAAGAAATGGGGGCTAGATGTACTTGGTTCCGCTGTTTTATTTGGGGTCTCGCACATTAGTAATCACGGTTGGGTCTTGACAGACTTTGTCTTCTATATGGGTGGAGGTCTTATATTTGCAGTCTTATTTAGAATGACAAAGTCAATTTATTGGCCTATTGGACTGCATATAGTCTACAATGGTATTGGTCAGCTTTTGATGTTACTGTAA
- a CDS encoding CPBP family intramembrane glutamic endopeptidase yields MKKMKEVKFHLATGLLILTYYLIFNVTSDLDFMVALSDNMYYVFQVLLVLILGTIATIAFVKSEHWKECGRFQFRWSYLGVFLLSFFLLFVWANLTTYIFPRTQNGSTVVEVATSLTGISYFVTRILYTSIIAPVSEEVVCRGLLMTSLSKVNRYYLDVLVSAAIFGAMHVLQYGWITTDFIKYFGMGLIFCMMFRYTRSIYWAIALHASWNSFLLIVTLLVFGY; encoded by the coding sequence ATGAAGAAAATGAAAGAAGTGAAATTTCACCTAGCAACTGGCTTGTTGATTTTGACTTATTACCTCATTTTTAATGTCACATCAGACTTAGATTTTATGGTTGCTTTGTCTGATAATATGTACTATGTGTTCCAAGTTTTATTGGTACTTATTCTGGGAACTATAGCTACAATTGCTTTTGTCAAAAGTGAACATTGGAAAGAGTGTGGTCGTTTCCAGTTTCGTTGGTCTTACCTGGGTGTTTTCCTTCTTTCTTTTTTCTTATTGTTCGTGTGGGCAAATCTAACAACCTATATCTTTCCTCGTACCCAGAATGGAAGTACAGTCGTAGAAGTAGCCACCAGTTTAACAGGAATTAGCTATTTTGTTACGCGAATACTTTATACTAGTATTATCGCACCTGTATCAGAAGAGGTTGTTTGTCGTGGTCTTTTGATGACAAGTTTATCTAAAGTTAATAGATACTATCTTGATGTTCTTGTTTCCGCTGCCATATTTGGCGCTATGCATGTTTTGCAGTATGGTTGGATAACGACAGATTTCATAAAGTATTTTGGAATGGGCTTGATATTTTGTATGATGTTTCGCTACACCCGATCCATCTATTGGGCTATAGCTCTGCATGCTTCATGGAATAGCTTCTTACTCATTGTTACTTTATTGGTATTTGGATATTAG
- a CDS encoding XRE/MutR family transcriptional regulator, which yields MIEKMELGEFYKELRLARKLKQSDVACAGLTASQLSKFELGQSMLSADKLILAIQGINMNFDEFGHKLNNYQESPHMRIGRRVVDCFSHQDIAALEQLLEEVDQEQMAQTYRRLNAIVIKNALHSLDKSYPLTEEDSEFLTTYLYAIESWTWFELYLFCNTMPFLSNQDLIFLSTSLLEKSKEFKELVHNRWYMKSGYLNIISELMERKLFSYIPIFEAELERMLRPYDVFEKVLWQFLKKMQIFLQTKGSNQKEIEHFIQSLQVLENPQLTALFELRLQQYKELID from the coding sequence ATGATTGAAAAAATGGAACTGGGGGAATTTTACAAGGAATTGCGCTTGGCGAGAAAGCTCAAGCAGTCAGATGTGGCTTGTGCTGGACTAACAGCCTCTCAGTTGTCCAAGTTTGAACTAGGACAGTCTATGCTGTCTGCAGACAAGCTGATCCTAGCCATCCAAGGGATCAATATGAATTTTGATGAGTTTGGGCACAAACTCAACAACTATCAAGAATCTCCACATATGCGAATTGGTAGAAGGGTTGTGGATTGCTTTTCCCATCAGGATATAGCTGCTTTAGAGCAGCTATTGGAGGAAGTCGATCAAGAACAGATGGCGCAGACCTATCGTCGTTTGAATGCCATTGTGATTAAAAATGCACTCCATTCCTTAGATAAAAGCTACCCGCTAACAGAGGAGGATAGCGAGTTTTTGACTACCTACCTCTACGCTATTGAGTCTTGGACCTGGTTTGAACTCTATCTTTTTTGCAATACTATGCCCTTCTTGAGCAATCAAGATCTGATCTTTTTATCAACCTCCTTACTCGAAAAATCCAAGGAATTTAAAGAGTTAGTACACAATCGATGGTATATGAAAAGTGGTTATCTTAATATCATCTCAGAACTTATGGAGCGCAAGCTATTTTCTTATATTCCAATCTTTGAAGCTGAGCTGGAGCGCATGCTCCGTCCATACGATGTTTTTGAAAAAGTATTGTGGCAGTTTTTAAAGAAAATGCAGATTTTTCTTCAAACCAAAGGAAGCAATCAAAAAGAGATTGAACACTTTATCCAATCTCTGCAAGTATTAGAAAATCCACAATTGACAGCCCTTTTTGAATTGCGTTTGCAGCAATACAAAGAGCTTATCGATTAG